Genomic DNA from Paenibacillus sp. MBLB1832:
ATGAACATTCATTCTGAACAAACGAAAACGAGCATGCAGCAGGCTTTCGATGGACAAGAACAGCAGTTGACCCAGCAAATATCAAATCAATCCGATGAGCTCGAACAATTGCAAATTGATTTGATTGCGCTCTCTCAACAGGCCGATGAATTCAAGGCCAAACTGGAAGAAATTAAGAAGCTGGATCATGTGCTCGAGCTCATGAGTCAGCCAGAAACCACAAACGGGACAAGCAAAAAAGGAACGAGCACTCCACTCTCCACTAGCACCAAACGAGACATAGGCGGAAGTGAACAACCCGTAAAACCAGAAGACGTGTCAGCGCTCGTCAGTTCAACCAAGAATGGGCTGAACTCCCTAGTTACGGACATTAATGTGCTCCTGGGCAACTTGACGGAATCGGAAGCAAAAATTAAGGAAACCGAGTACGTGCGGACAATTACCCCTACGCTATGGCCAATCGCTTCACACAGCATCACATCTGGATTCGGCATTCGCATCGATCCTTTTTCGCTCAAACCGACGATGCATACAGGCTATGATCTTGATGGTGAATTGGGTGATCCCGTATATGTCACAGCTGCAGGGAAAGTCATTACGGTCGGCTATGATGAGGAACACGGCAATCATATTATCGTTGATCATTCACGTGGCATTGAAACCGAGTACATGCATTTGAATAAAATTACCGTGAAACGCGGAGAATCAGTAACAAAAGGTCAGCTGATCGGCCTCGTTGGTTCCACTGGACGCAGCACGGGCTCCCATCTTCATTATGAAGTACATAAAAGCGGTATTCCGATTGACCCGAAACCTTATCTCATTACAGATCGAAAGGATGAACGCAAATGATCGGAAGCTCTAAAGTCAAACGAATCGATGCGAAAACGACGGATACGCTGATTGGCGCCAGTACGATATGTGAGGGCAAAATTATGACCGAAGCCAGCCTTCGTATTGAAGGCCAATGGAATGGTGACATTGAATGCGCAGGCGACATTACGATCGGCGAAAATGCAGTCGTGCAATCCAACATTCACGCGCGCGATGTGATCGTGGCCGGTAAAGTGAAAGGCAATATTCATACCAAAGGCAAGCTGATTGTAACCAGCTCCGGGGTGCTGATCGGTAATATCGATGTCCGTTCCGTCATTATTGAGGAAGGCGGGATTTTCCAAGGCAGCAGCGCCATGAACAATGCTATGCAGGATAAGAATGGCAACGGCAAAGTCATCGATGCCAAAGCCCACAAGCAGCACAAGAACGAGCAGCAAGCCGCTTCGGGCGGTAATTAGGGCGCTTTAAGATGCAAAAGAGCTCGTCTCCATCCCATCGGATAGAGGCGAGCTCTTCTCATTTATTTGCCGGATTTCACCTCGGCGAGCATAGAGAGATCGACGAAGGAGCTTAGATTCAGCTCTTCGGGCTTAATCCCTTTGATGTATCTGGCGCCTATCGATACTTTCGCCATTTCTTCCATGACCTTGACGTCCACGTCCGTCGTCAGCTTCAGACGGCTAAGTGAGGCTTTGATCAGGCTTTTGTCCATCCCCTTGCCACTGTACTTTTTCAACTGGTTGTTAATGAGATCGTACGCTTGGTCAGGGCTGTTCTGAATGAATGCGATCCCGTCCATATTCGCTTTAATCGCGCCCTTGACGATATCTCGATGGCGCTGGATAAACTTGTCGCTCGCCACCATAATCACCGTTGGATAGTCGCCATGGTTCGGCGGTATGTCCTTCCAATCGGCTACGACCTTACCGACTCCCGCCTTCTCGATCTGCGTACCCCACGGCTCAGGTACGAGCGCTGCATCGACTTCCTTCTGACGGAACGAAATCAGCGTATCTGCGGGGGACCGCACGATGAGATGCGCGTTCTCGGCATCACGCCCGAGACTGATGCCTGCTTGCTGCAGCAGCAGGCGCAGCGAGATTTCATTCGTGTTCCCTTTGGCGGGAACGGCGATCGTTTTATCTTTTAAATCGGTCACGGACTTGATCCCAGCATCCGATCTTGCGACCAGCACGGCACCACCGTTATTTGAGCCAGACACGACGCGGAAATTACCGCTTTTCAGGAAAAAAGTGGTCGCAGGTCCCGGACCTACGAAGCCAACGTCGATGTCGCCTGTCGCCATCGCGATAGATAGATCAGACCCATTGTCAAATGGGGTGACCTCGATCTTCACGTCGTCGCCCCATTCACGGGCAAAATACCCTTTCTCCAGCGCGATGTATGCGGCGGCGTGGGTGACATTTTTAAAAACACCGACCCTGACCACCTGCGGCTTACCCGATGCGGTCAACTTCTCCTCACAGGCGCTCAGTAGTGTCATCGCGAAGACAAGCAGTAGTAGAACAGCTATGCGTTTGCCTAACCTCATGCCCCTCACTCCTCTACGATTTGGAGCCAGCGAGGCCGTAGCGCTCTAGCACTTTATCTTCTAGTTTTTTGAAGCAGAAATGGTCTGACACCGTGCCGAGCACGGCGATAATAATCACGATACACAGCATCAGCGAGGTGTCGCCGAGGTTCCGTCCGTCTTGGAGAAGCTGGCCTAGCCCTGCGCCTTTTGCGATCAACTCACCCGCAACAAGGGCACGCCATGCGAACGCCCAAGCGGTACGCACTCCGTTGATGAGATGCGGAAATGCAGCAGGAATCATCACTTGAAGGAACAAATTGAACCCATTGCCCGTGCCCATGGTCTGCGCAGCGCGCAAATAAATCGGCGGGATATTTTTGATGCCCGTGCGGCTTGCTAGAGCCATCGTCCATGTAGCGCCAAGCGTTGTAATGAAAATAACCGAGGTTTCGTTAAGACCGAACCAGATAATGGCAAAAGGCAACCAAGCGATACTCGGAATCGTCTGCAAGGACACGACGAGGAAGCCGATCGTATCGTCCAGAAAGCGATAACGCGCAAAGAGAAAGCCTAACGTCGTGCCGATCGCGAGCGACAAAGCGAAGGAGAGCAGCAATCGCATCATACTCGCTCCCGTTGCTTGCAGCAGCTCCCCGTGCACAATGCCGTCATAGAAAGCTTGCAGTGTCTGCGAAACAGATGGGAATTTCCACCCCCAGCCGAAAATTCTATATCCCGCCTCCCAAGCTATCCCAAGCAGTACCAGAAAAATCGTTCTTCTTAATGCTGTACTCATCGCCAGTCTCCTCTCTCACAACTTTCTCCAGCTCATCCGCCAGGGCGTCCATAATGAGCGCCTCCATATGATGAAGCAAGGAATCTGCGCTATCGCGGGGTCTTGCTGCTTTCACACTAAACTCCTTCTTGATCGTGCCCGGACGTGTGGACATGACTAGAACTCGATCCGACAGGATGACCGCTTCGCGAATATTGTGGGTGATGAAGAGGATGGTTTTGCGTGTACGCATCCAGATTTCTTCCAGTTCTTTATGTAAAATAAGGCGTGTTTGCTCGTCTAATGCGGCGAATGGCTCGTCCATGAGTAAAATCTCCGGATCCATCGCCAAAGCACGAGCAATCGCTGCCCGCTGCTTCATCCCGCCTGACAGCTCATGCGGATAGCGATCTGCGAAGCGGCTGAGATGCACCGCTTTGATCTGCTCCATCGCCATCTCATGGCGCTCTTTTTTGGCGATCCCCTTCTGCTTCAGGCCGAAGGCGACATTATCGAGCACCGTCAGCCAAGGGAACAGGCCGTGCTCCTGAAACACGACGACGCGGTCGGCGCCGGCGCCTGTTACTTTTTTCCCATTCACCTGAATGGTGCCTTGGGATTGGGTATCGAAGCCCGCCACGAGGTTCAGAACTGTCGATTTTCCGCAGCCGGAAGGGCCGAGCAGGGAGACGAACTCCCCTTTATTTATCGTTAAAGTAATATCATCAAGCGCCTTGTAGTTGCCGCCGATGCGTTGAACAAACGTTTTACTGACTCCTTTTATCTCGATCAAGGTCTCTCATCCCCCACGTTGTCGTGTCCCAGGTCAAACGACTAGAATAGCATTTTCAAGCCTGCCAGGCCTAAGCCAATGATGAATCCGCAGATTGCTCCGTTCACCCGAATCCATTGTAAATCACTGCCGACCTTCTCTTCCATCAATTCCGTCAGCTTCGCATTATCCAGCTTATCCAGGTTCTCTTTGACGAGTTGCCCGATTTTACTGTGATTTTGTTCTAAGTAGGAGGCGATTTGCTCTTGAATCCAGTCTTCGCCGCGATGCAGCATGTCTTGGTTCTCGCGGATAGAGAGCAGCATGTTGCGAAGTATCGGCACGACATGAACAGGGACAAATTCAGGCTGATCAATGAAAGCTTCCCCTCTCTCTTTCAGCTTCGTGAGCATATGAGTCAGCTTTGCATCCAGGTCGAACAGCTCTGGAAGCTTCGTTTTGAACTTTTCCAGCTCTGCTAGAAGCTGCGGGTTGCGATCCAATTTGTGCAGCTCATTACGAATGAACGTAAGGACCGCTTGACGACGCGGATGGTGATTCATGCGCAACTGATCAATGTACGACAGCACGAAATTCTGGATGATGCCGCCGAGCTTTTCTTCGTTGACCATGCCCATGAACGCGTTCACGGCAAAAGCCATGAACCCATTGGACGCCAAACCTTCAAATGCCTTAATCGCCATCGCACCCAATTGGTCGCGAGTGTCGGCTTTGATGACCCAAGCGGCCGCTTTATCGAGGACAAAATCTAGCGTTTTGCCATCATAATCGTTATCGGTGATGCTATCGATCAGCGTTCGAACGAGGCGGCTGGTGTCGACGTCTTGAATGGCTTTGTGTATCTCCTCTGCGAGCAGGGGGGTTAGCTTCTCG
This window encodes:
- a CDS encoding M23 family metallopeptidase, whose product is MKFIWGKKELTFMIIPGANRRTVRFKLPHSSLYIVPSVLVLVLMGFLVTIYVMNIHSEQTKTSMQQAFDGQEQQLTQQISNQSDELEQLQIDLIALSQQADEFKAKLEEIKKLDHVLELMSQPETTNGTSKKGTSTPLSTSTKRDIGGSEQPVKPEDVSALVSSTKNGLNSLVTDINVLLGNLTESEAKIKETEYVRTITPTLWPIASHSITSGFGIRIDPFSLKPTMHTGYDLDGELGDPVYVTAAGKVITVGYDEEHGNHIIVDHSRGIETEYMHLNKITVKRGESVTKGQLIGLVGSTGRSTGSHLHYEVHKSGIPIDPKPYLITDRKDERK
- a CDS encoding bactofilin family protein, encoding MIGSSKVKRIDAKTTDTLIGASTICEGKIMTEASLRIEGQWNGDIECAGDITIGENAVVQSNIHARDVIVAGKVKGNIHTKGKLIVTSSGVLIGNIDVRSVIIEEGGIFQGSSAMNNAMQDKNGNGKVIDAKAHKQHKNEQQAASGGN
- a CDS encoding ABC transporter substrate-binding protein, which codes for MRLGKRIAVLLLLVFAMTLLSACEEKLTASGKPQVVRVGVFKNVTHAAAYIALEKGYFAREWGDDVKIEVTPFDNGSDLSIAMATGDIDVGFVGPGPATTFFLKSGNFRVVSGSNNGGAVLVARSDAGIKSVTDLKDKTIAVPAKGNTNEISLRLLLQQAGISLGRDAENAHLIVRSPADTLISFRQKEVDAALVPEPWGTQIEKAGVGKVVADWKDIPPNHGDYPTVIMVASDKFIQRHRDIVKGAIKANMDGIAFIQNSPDQAYDLINNQLKKYSGKGMDKSLIKASLSRLKLTTDVDVKVMEEMAKVSIGARYIKGIKPEELNLSSFVDLSMLAEVKSGK
- a CDS encoding ABC transporter permease — protein: MSTALRRTIFLVLLGIAWEAGYRIFGWGWKFPSVSQTLQAFYDGIVHGELLQATGASMMRLLLSFALSLAIGTTLGFLFARYRFLDDTIGFLVVSLQTIPSIAWLPFAIIWFGLNETSVIFITTLGATWTMALASRTGIKNIPPIYLRAAQTMGTGNGFNLFLQVMIPAAFPHLINGVRTAWAFAWRALVAGELIAKGAGLGQLLQDGRNLGDTSLMLCIVIIIAVLGTVSDHFCFKKLEDKVLERYGLAGSKS
- a CDS encoding ABC transporter ATP-binding protein, with translation MIEIKGVSKTFVQRIGGNYKALDDITLTINKGEFVSLLGPSGCGKSTVLNLVAGFDTQSQGTIQVNGKKVTGAGADRVVVFQEHGLFPWLTVLDNVAFGLKQKGIAKKERHEMAMEQIKAVHLSRFADRYPHELSGGMKQRAAIARALAMDPEILLMDEPFAALDEQTRLILHKELEEIWMRTRKTILFITHNIREAVILSDRVLVMSTRPGTIKKEFSVKAARPRDSADSLLHHMEALIMDALADELEKVVREETGDEYSIKKNDFSGTAWDSLGGGI
- a CDS encoding DUF445 domain-containing protein, with product MKREAKYIATVSLGVMGAGFLATLPTAVSSQVWGSFLQGGFEAGVVGGLADWFAVSALFRHPLGIPIPHTALLPNNREKITKALVNTVQNELLSKETIRARLEKIHFLERGLELADKQLDNASLHTGLTALAKHALGAIDIEKLTPLLAEEIHKAIQDVDTSRLVRTLIDSITDNDYDGKTLDFVLDKAAAWVIKADTRDQLGAMAIKAFEGLASNGFMAFAVNAFMGMVNEEKLGGIIQNFVLSYIDQLRMNHHPRRQAVLTFIRNELHKLDRNPQLLAELEKFKTKLPELFDLDAKLTHMLTKLKERGEAFIDQPEFVPVHVVPILRNMLLSIRENQDMLHRGEDWIQEQIASYLEQNHSKIGQLVKENLDKLDNAKLTELMEEKVGSDLQWIRVNGAICGFIIGLGLAGLKMLF